One Vibrio penaeicida DNA segment encodes these proteins:
- a CDS encoding sensor domain-containing diguanylate cyclase: MNNSQWQTDLLQRVRNVFTSASAEEVIERQQKIRELSEKYGHSIPVEFQSFFNAYTLYRGGKLIPALKEFFDCVSLCQTHQQHYLLLIAYFNIGTIFGLLGDHSHASEFLTKAERINKYGDKRLASLVKNNIGDLFAAVGQHQNAIKYFTDAIKGLKEDEFQFSLISYINLAGSHIELKQYDEAKAIFDIIETHASGNVRYLSFYYQRKAKYYISINEVELAKQQLDLAIEAIKQCKNDYYLSEMTLDYCELLLAQSNWDELDNHLEDGLSLAREIGANKLIDKFNHILLSRVEQMPSGEERDKHYQLMFASLQKSRESAISRERDYLSQIYQLNMDRLALESAQDINKNLRLINRIGQYLSTCDNFKDVIFQLVADLKGLFKVGTLAIGFYQPKRNRIFVEYYYEDSEIKDSHYIDFSEQATFFEYCGKNKCPLYFNDMTVDKKVAMLGSSAKHGNKNSLLFAPITINGEVNAIFTIQAGDCYAYQTYQYELFLQLTNYLSIALENQINRRKLTLLSQTDHLTRLWNRQSLDAHYLDLQKQNISEYSIVMIDIDCYKQLNDYYGHVEGDKVLVAITQLIKGNCELLDAECYRYGGDEFVAIIPNQNVASVTQTVQNIQHSLYELKIPNEHSYCADRVSLSIGVAHFFHSALDVSLSDSLHHADTALYHAKRSGRNQFAVSQIKKAD; this comes from the coding sequence ATGAATAACTCGCAATGGCAAACGGATCTGCTGCAACGCGTGCGCAATGTTTTCACCTCTGCCTCGGCAGAAGAAGTGATAGAACGGCAGCAAAAAATTCGCGAGTTATCAGAAAAGTACGGTCATTCTATTCCAGTAGAGTTTCAATCTTTTTTTAATGCCTACACACTCTATCGAGGTGGTAAATTAATTCCCGCGCTAAAGGAATTTTTTGATTGTGTATCCCTGTGTCAAACCCACCAACAGCATTACCTTCTTCTTATTGCCTACTTCAATATTGGGACCATTTTCGGGTTACTAGGTGATCACTCTCATGCCAGTGAATTTCTGACAAAAGCAGAAAGGATTAATAAATACGGTGACAAGCGCCTAGCCTCTCTCGTTAAAAACAACATTGGTGATCTATTTGCTGCGGTAGGGCAACACCAGAATGCGATAAAATATTTTACTGACGCTATTAAAGGTCTGAAAGAGGATGAATTTCAGTTTTCACTGATTTCCTACATTAATTTAGCGGGATCTCATATCGAATTGAAACAATACGATGAAGCTAAAGCCATTTTCGATATCATTGAAACTCATGCTTCTGGAAATGTTCGATACCTCAGTTTTTACTATCAAAGAAAAGCAAAGTACTACATCTCAATTAATGAAGTAGAACTCGCGAAGCAACAGCTCGACCTTGCAATAGAAGCCATCAAACAATGCAAAAACGATTACTATTTGTCTGAGATGACTTTAGATTATTGTGAGCTTTTGCTCGCACAATCCAATTGGGATGAACTAGACAATCATTTAGAAGACGGGCTTTCATTAGCAAGAGAGATTGGTGCCAACAAGCTGATCGATAAATTCAATCACATCTTGCTGTCTCGAGTTGAACAAATGCCATCTGGCGAAGAACGAGATAAGCACTATCAATTGATGTTTGCATCACTTCAAAAATCTCGTGAATCAGCGATATCTCGAGAACGTGACTATTTAAGCCAGATCTATCAGCTAAATATGGACAGGCTGGCATTAGAATCGGCACAAGACATCAATAAAAACCTTCGTTTAATCAATAGAATTGGGCAATACCTCAGTACATGCGACAATTTCAAAGATGTTATCTTTCAACTGGTAGCAGACCTAAAAGGCTTGTTTAAAGTCGGCACTTTAGCCATTGGCTTTTATCAGCCAAAACGCAATCGTATTTTCGTCGAGTATTACTATGAAGATAGCGAAATAAAAGATTCGCATTACATCGACTTTTCAGAGCAGGCAACATTCTTCGAGTACTGCGGGAAAAACAAGTGCCCTCTCTACTTCAATGATATGACCGTAGATAAAAAAGTCGCCATGTTAGGCAGCTCGGCAAAACACGGAAACAAAAATTCGCTGTTATTCGCTCCTATTACCATAAACGGTGAAGTAAACGCGATATTTACCATCCAAGCTGGTGATTGCTATGCGTATCAAACTTATCAGTATGAACTTTTTCTCCAGCTAACAAACTATCTTTCAATTGCACTTGAGAACCAGATAAACCGAAGAAAGTTGACGTTACTTTCTCAGACGGATCACTTAACCAGGCTTTGGAATCGCCAATCGCTTGATGCCCATTACCTAGATCTTCAAAAGCAGAATATCTCTGAATACAGCATCGTGATGATCGACATTGATTGTTATAAACAGCTAAATGATTACTACGGTCATGTTGAAGGGGATAAGGTCTTGGTGGCGATCACACAGTTGATTAAGGGAAATTGTGAGCTACTAGATGCCGAATGTTATCGATATGGCGGCGATGAGTTTGTTGCCATTATTCCGAATCAAAACGTCGCCTCTGTGACTCAAACGGTTCAGAACATACAACACTCTTTGTATGAATTGAAAATACCGAATGAACATTCCTACTGTGCTGATCGTGTTTCGCTCTCTATTGGTGTAGCACACTTTTTTCACAGTGCTTTGGACGTAAGCTTATCTGATTCATTACATCATGCCGACACGGCTCTCTATCACGCCAAACGTAGTGGAAGAAATCAATTTGCAGTGTCACAAATTAAAAAAGCGGATTAA
- a CDS encoding DNA polymerase II, whose amino-acid sequence MTVQDGFVLTRQARDVSGKAQVDLWLNTDGGPVHVIIPNQKPVFFIETEQSVLASDLINDAHIEHQIKPLPLKTFDQTPTSGVYFSSIKNANAASQILASNELITYESDVRLADRFLMERFIQGSIQFQGNLVPKRDHNQYVSAQCKSGTYHPTLTQVSLDLECSEKGILYSIGLDSEMDSRVIMIGSPEPCDTAVQWVENEFQLLQAMCDWFTQFDPDIIVGWSVIDFDFRLLHKRCEWHNLPLKIGRGGQNAHFRQSNSTNQSFIRIPGRVVLDGIDTLKTATYHFRSWSLESVSQELLGEGKDIHNVHDRMDEINRMFREDKPSLAKYNLQDCKLVNRIFEHTHLLEFAIERSKLTGVELDRVGGSVAAFTNLYLPRLHRANYTAPNLQPENWLASPGGYVMDSVPGLYDSVLVLDFKSLYPSIIRSFLIDPLGLIEGLKLDIGNTQDSAVEGFRGGQFHREKHFLPKMIEQLWAARDVAKKNNEKAFSQAIKIIMNSFYGVLGSSGCRFFDTRLASSITMRGHEIMKQTRTLIEEKGYQVIYGDTDSTFVALNKPHSQQEADAIGHVLVSHINEWWTSHLTSEYGVTSHLELEYETHYRKFLMPTIRGSEAGSKKRYAGLIGEGNEEEIIFKGLESARTDWTPLSQEFQQTLYDMVFHDKDPKDYIREYVEKTKNGVFDHQLVYQKRLRRKLADYQKNIPPQVRAARLADEKNAALGRPLQYQNKGRIEYVITLNGPEPNEYLQSPIDYQHYIDKQLKPVADAILPFIGLDFESLNAPQLGLF is encoded by the coding sequence TTGACCGTTCAAGATGGGTTCGTTTTAACAAGGCAAGCACGTGATGTGTCTGGAAAGGCGCAAGTCGATTTATGGCTAAATACAGATGGTGGTCCCGTCCATGTCATCATCCCAAACCAGAAGCCTGTCTTTTTTATTGAGACAGAGCAGAGCGTATTAGCCTCCGACCTTATCAACGATGCTCATATTGAACACCAAATTAAGCCATTGCCGCTCAAAACGTTCGATCAAACACCCACGTCTGGCGTTTACTTTTCATCCATTAAAAATGCCAATGCCGCTTCTCAAATTCTTGCGAGCAATGAGCTGATTACGTACGAATCGGATGTACGACTTGCCGACCGATTCCTCATGGAGCGATTCATCCAAGGCAGTATTCAATTTCAAGGTAATTTAGTACCGAAGCGAGATCACAATCAATACGTAAGTGCTCAGTGTAAAAGCGGGACCTACCACCCTACTCTGACTCAGGTATCACTCGATCTAGAATGCAGCGAGAAAGGCATACTCTATTCCATTGGATTGGATAGCGAAATGGATAGCCGAGTCATTATGATTGGGTCTCCGGAACCCTGTGACACAGCTGTTCAATGGGTAGAAAATGAATTTCAGCTACTTCAAGCCATGTGTGACTGGTTTACTCAGTTTGACCCAGACATCATAGTCGGCTGGAGTGTGATCGATTTCGATTTTCGATTACTCCATAAACGATGCGAGTGGCATAACTTGCCTTTAAAAATCGGTCGGGGTGGGCAAAACGCGCATTTTCGCCAATCGAATAGTACCAATCAAAGCTTCATCCGCATTCCCGGCCGCGTTGTTCTCGATGGAATCGACACTCTAAAAACCGCAACGTATCACTTTCGATCTTGGTCTTTAGAGTCCGTATCACAAGAATTGCTTGGCGAAGGAAAAGACATTCACAATGTCCATGATCGTATGGATGAAATCAATAGAATGTTCAGAGAAGATAAGCCATCGCTGGCCAAATATAATTTGCAAGACTGTAAGCTGGTCAACCGAATTTTTGAACATACCCATTTGCTCGAATTCGCAATAGAACGCTCAAAGCTAACGGGTGTCGAGCTAGATAGGGTTGGTGGATCGGTAGCCGCGTTTACCAACTTATACCTACCTCGACTTCATCGCGCTAACTATACTGCCCCGAACCTTCAGCCTGAGAACTGGCTTGCAAGCCCCGGTGGTTATGTCATGGATTCGGTTCCGGGGCTATACGACTCTGTGCTGGTTCTCGATTTCAAAAGCCTATACCCTTCCATTATTCGTAGCTTTCTCATCGACCCATTAGGATTAATTGAAGGGCTTAAACTCGATATTGGCAACACTCAAGATTCTGCCGTTGAAGGGTTTCGTGGTGGGCAATTTCACCGCGAAAAGCATTTTTTACCTAAAATGATCGAGCAGTTGTGGGCAGCCAGAGACGTAGCCAAAAAGAATAATGAGAAAGCATTCTCGCAAGCCATTAAAATTATTATGAACTCTTTTTATGGAGTGCTTGGCTCTTCTGGCTGTCGTTTCTTTGATACACGTCTTGCGTCCTCCATTACCATGCGAGGGCATGAGATCATGAAGCAAACTCGCACGCTAATTGAAGAAAAAGGTTATCAAGTTATCTATGGCGACACTGACTCTACATTTGTCGCGTTAAACAAACCACACTCTCAGCAAGAAGCTGACGCTATTGGGCATGTTCTCGTTAGCCATATCAACGAATGGTGGACGTCTCATCTCACCTCTGAATACGGTGTCACCTCTCACCTCGAACTTGAATACGAAACACACTACCGGAAATTCCTAATGCCCACTATCCGAGGATCAGAAGCCGGCTCTAAAAAGCGTTACGCTGGTTTAATTGGGGAAGGGAATGAAGAAGAAATCATCTTTAAAGGTCTAGAAAGTGCCAGAACCGACTGGACGCCCCTTTCTCAAGAATTCCAGCAAACCTTGTACGACATGGTTTTCCACGACAAGGATCCGAAAGATTACATTCGCGAGTACGTTGAAAAAACCAAAAACGGGGTTTTCGACCATCAGCTTGTCTACCAAAAAAGGTTACGTCGTAAGCTGGCAGATTACCAAAAAAACATTCCTCCACAAGTGAGAGCTGCTCGGTTAGCTGATGAAAAAAATGCAGCCCTTGGTCGACCACTGCAATATCAAAACAAAGGCAGAATAGAATACGTCATTACTTTAAATGGTCCGGAACCAAATGAGTATTTACAAAGCCCTATCGACTATCAACACTACATAGATAAACAACTAAAACCTGTAGCAGACGCTATTCTCCCCTTTATTGGATTAGACTTTGAAAGCTTGAACGCGCCGCAGCTTGGACTTTTTTAG
- the uvrY gene encoding UvrY/SirA/GacA family response regulator transcription factor, translated as MINVFLVDDHELVRTGIRRIIEDVRGMNVAGEADSGEEAVKWCRNNHADVVLMDMNMPGIGGLEATKKVLRFNPDVKIIVLTVHTENPFPTKVMQAGAAGYLTKGAGPDEMVNAIRMVHSGQRYISPEIAQQMALSQFSSASENPFKDLSERELQIMMMITKGQKVTDISEQLSLSPKTVNSYRYRLFSKLDISGDVELTHLAIRHGMIDTETL; from the coding sequence TTGATTAATGTTTTCCTTGTAGATGATCACGAGCTGGTTCGCACAGGGATACGACGTATTATTGAAGACGTCCGTGGTATGAACGTAGCAGGGGAAGCTGACAGCGGTGAAGAAGCCGTCAAGTGGTGTAGAAATAACCATGCTGACGTTGTTTTAATGGATATGAACATGCCAGGCATTGGCGGTTTAGAAGCCACAAAAAAAGTGCTTCGATTTAACCCTGATGTAAAAATCATTGTACTAACAGTGCATACAGAGAACCCTTTCCCAACTAAAGTAATGCAGGCGGGAGCTGCAGGGTATCTGACAAAAGGAGCAGGACCAGACGAAATGGTGAATGCCATTCGAATGGTGCATTCGGGGCAGCGTTATATTTCACCTGAAATAGCGCAGCAAATGGCGTTAAGCCAATTCTCTTCCGCATCTGAAAACCCTTTTAAAGACCTTTCGGAACGAGAGCTTCAAATCATGATGATGATTACTAAGGGGCAAAAAGTAACTGACATTTCAGAGCAATTAAGTCTGAGCCCTAAAACGGTGAACAGTTACCGATACCGTCTCTTCAGCAAGCTGGATATTAGCGGCGATGTTGAATTGACCCACTTAGCCATTCGTCACGGAATGATCGACACCGAGACGTTGTAG
- a CDS encoding CHASE3 domain-containing protein — translation MFKNLSLSLKIALGTGIPLVLLIFLSVVALNSSNNQDESGHMVDHTHKVIQQAMKIEGAAVDMETGMRGFLLAGQEGFLEPYVNGRTRFGNLVTELKETVSDNPAQVQRLSEIQSNINAWVSNVTEPAISLRRDIGNAKTMDDMADLVGEAKGKVFFDKFREQIATFVARENKLLQARQESTREVSANAYQTISDLETNNSWVNHTHEVIRLSLDLTAAAVDMETGMRGYLLAGKSEFLEPYNSGKSRFFDISKALKEKVSDNPIQVSRINAIEKNIRNWNKNITEPAIADRKRVVSGALSMDYIANLVGQARGKQYFDKFRAQIGEIIAEEEKLIVERSKESAQSFEGMNAAINELNESAKWVEHTHKVISQAIDIQAAAVDMETGMRGYLLAGKVEFLAPYEQGFQNFNKGVDLQKKTVSDNPAQVKLLEEIRTTISEWRLNVTEPAIALRSRIGNAKTMNDIAKLVGEARGKVYFDKFRGQIADFIQIEESLMIQRQGVAKSATESTAYTIIIGTLAAVLIGGAVSWVVVRSIVQPVEEVASGLRKLAGGDLTVNIVVDSKDELGQMSENFNQAVSKTKQAMQEVLSTTNQVAEGTHEIAQTSEQMARDLDLQAEQVEHISTSIDEMMQSVAEVAKQSTDATSSAKEAGVTANSGGDIVRNTIQGMSSINEAVMASSKSVAELGKRGSEIGDIINVINDIAEQTNLLALNAAIEAARAGEAGRGFAVVADEVRTLADRTTTATEEIAGSIEAIQSETKLAVDRMNAGTSHVEEGVELAGKAGTSLEDIVAGAEAVATMIDSIAAASEEQANASVAVRESVETVSEVSKNANSQANQAASSARDLSSQTEKLKTLVAQFKVSA, via the coding sequence ATGTTTAAGAATTTATCCCTCTCTTTGAAAATAGCATTAGGCACAGGTATCCCACTTGTACTGCTGATTTTTCTTTCAGTCGTCGCGTTAAATAGCTCAAATAATCAAGACGAATCAGGTCATATGGTGGACCATACGCACAAAGTTATACAGCAAGCCATGAAAATTGAAGGTGCGGCTGTGGACATGGAAACTGGGATGCGTGGTTTTCTGCTTGCGGGTCAAGAAGGCTTTTTGGAACCGTACGTCAATGGACGAACTCGATTTGGCAACTTGGTTACTGAATTGAAAGAGACGGTTAGTGATAACCCGGCGCAGGTTCAGCGCCTTTCTGAAATACAAAGCAATATTAATGCTTGGGTTTCCAATGTAACAGAACCCGCTATTTCGTTACGCCGAGACATAGGTAACGCCAAAACGATGGATGACATGGCCGATTTGGTTGGCGAGGCAAAAGGCAAAGTGTTCTTCGATAAGTTTAGAGAACAAATTGCTACCTTTGTTGCCCGTGAAAATAAGCTGTTGCAGGCTCGACAAGAATCGACACGAGAGGTTTCAGCTAATGCCTATCAAACCATTTCAGATTTAGAAACCAATAACTCATGGGTTAACCACACCCATGAGGTGATTCGTCTTTCCTTAGACCTTACTGCTGCTGCCGTTGATATGGAAACGGGAATGCGTGGGTACTTGCTTGCTGGTAAATCTGAGTTTTTGGAACCGTATAACAGTGGGAAAAGTCGTTTTTTCGACATCAGTAAAGCGCTGAAAGAAAAGGTGAGTGATAACCCAATACAAGTTTCCAGAATCAATGCTATTGAAAAGAACATCAGAAACTGGAATAAAAATATCACAGAACCCGCCATTGCAGATAGAAAGCGAGTGGTCTCTGGGGCGCTATCAATGGATTACATTGCCAATTTGGTCGGGCAAGCGCGAGGCAAACAGTACTTTGATAAGTTCCGAGCGCAAATTGGCGAGATAATTGCCGAGGAAGAAAAGCTCATCGTCGAAAGAAGCAAAGAGTCAGCACAAAGCTTTGAGGGCATGAATGCCGCAATAAACGAGCTCAATGAGTCGGCTAAATGGGTGGAGCATACCCATAAGGTCATTTCGCAGGCAATTGATATTCAAGCGGCAGCCGTGGATATGGAAACAGGTATGCGAGGCTACTTGTTAGCAGGAAAAGTGGAATTTTTAGCACCGTATGAGCAAGGTTTTCAGAATTTCAACAAAGGCGTTGATTTACAGAAGAAAACGGTGAGTGATAACCCAGCACAAGTCAAATTGCTTGAAGAAATCAGAACAACGATTTCAGAGTGGAGGCTGAATGTCACCGAGCCCGCTATTGCGCTTCGCTCTCGAATCGGCAATGCCAAAACAATGAATGACATTGCAAAGTTGGTTGGGGAGGCTCGCGGCAAAGTCTATTTTGATAAGTTTCGAGGGCAGATTGCCGATTTCATTCAAATTGAAGAAAGTTTGATGATTCAAAGGCAAGGAGTCGCAAAATCGGCGACGGAAAGCACCGCTTACACCATTATTATTGGTACTTTAGCGGCGGTATTGATAGGAGGAGCCGTGTCTTGGGTTGTGGTGAGAAGTATTGTTCAACCCGTTGAGGAAGTCGCAAGCGGATTGCGTAAACTTGCTGGTGGGGATTTAACCGTGAATATTGTTGTCGATTCCAAAGACGAGTTGGGTCAAATGTCAGAAAACTTCAATCAAGCGGTTTCCAAAACCAAACAAGCCATGCAAGAAGTCCTTTCAACGACAAATCAAGTGGCTGAAGGGACGCATGAAATCGCGCAAACAAGTGAGCAAATGGCACGAGATCTCGATCTGCAAGCTGAACAAGTGGAACATATTTCAACGTCTATTGATGAAATGATGCAAAGCGTTGCCGAGGTGGCTAAGCAATCGACTGACGCAACAAGTAGCGCCAAAGAAGCAGGTGTTACCGCCAATTCTGGTGGTGATATTGTTCGAAACACCATCCAAGGCATGAGCTCCATTAATGAAGCGGTAATGGCGTCTTCGAAAAGCGTGGCTGAATTGGGTAAACGCGGTTCCGAGATCGGTGACATTATCAATGTAATCAATGATATTGCAGAGCAAACCAACCTGCTTGCTTTGAATGCGGCTATCGAGGCAGCACGTGCAGGCGAAGCAGGGCGAGGTTTTGCTGTGGTTGCGGATGAGGTGAGAACGTTGGCTGATAGAACCACGACAGCGACGGAAGAAATTGCAGGCTCAATCGAAGCGATTCAAAGTGAAACTAAGCTCGCGGTAGATAGAATGAACGCTGGTACTAGCCATGTGGAAGAAGGGGTAGAACTGGCAGGTAAAGCGGGAACAAGCTTAGAAGATATTGTTGCAGGTGCCGAAGCTGTCGCCACGATGATAGACAGTATTGCAGCGGCATCGGAAGAACAGGCCAACGCAAGTGTTGCGGTACGTGAAAGCGTTGAAACGGTTTCCGAAGTGTCTAAAAATGCTAACAGCCAAGCGAATCAAGCTGCATCTTCTGCTAGGGATTTGTCTTCTCAAACTGAAAAGCTGAAAACGCTGGTGGCACAGTTTAAAGTAAGCGCATAA
- a CDS encoding ATP-dependent zinc protease family protein yields the protein MNKKIIVGWREVLSLPELRLDRIKAKIDTGARTSCLHAYKLETFIQDSTLWVRFWMHPVQGNTELSQVCEAKVIDERIVRDSGGHEEKRYVVETLLSLGGKQWPIEITLTNRENMRFRMLLGRTAMQDRVIVDPTESFLVPLEEKK from the coding sequence ATGAATAAGAAGATCATCGTAGGGTGGCGAGAAGTGCTGAGCCTACCTGAACTTCGCCTAGATCGTATCAAAGCGAAAATAGACACAGGTGCGCGGACTTCATGCTTACACGCATATAAGTTGGAAACGTTCATTCAGGACAGCACGCTTTGGGTACGATTTTGGATGCACCCAGTGCAAGGCAACACAGAGCTTAGCCAGGTTTGTGAAGCCAAAGTCATCGATGAACGAATTGTACGGGATTCTGGCGGTCATGAAGAGAAACGATACGTCGTGGAAACTCTACTTTCACTTGGTGGGAAGCAATGGCCCATCGAAATTACATTAACAAACAGAGAAAACATGAGATTCAGAATGCTGCTTGGCAGAACTGCCATGCAAGACCGAGTCATTGTTGACCCAACCGAATCATTTTTAGTGCCACTTGAGGAGAAAAAATAG
- the uvrC gene encoding excinuclease ABC subunit UvrC → MSQTFDSGSFLNTVTSQPGVYRMYNAESTVIYVGKAKDLKKRLSSYFRKKVDNEKTRALVSHIDKIDVTVTHTETEALILEHNYIKQYLPKYNVLLRDDKSYPYIFLSGHKHSRISMHRGSKKRKGEYFGPYPDSGAVRETLHLIQKIFPVRQCEDTVYSNRTRPCLMYQIGRCAAPCVSSIISDEEYAEIVNYVRLFLHGKDKQVVETLVSKMEKASMELRFEDAATLRDQIQAIRRVQEQQFVSEDSMDDLDILGFAQENGVACIHILMVRQGKVLGSRSHFPKIPNNTDRHEVFHSFLSQYYLSHNEARTIPSRLILDQDLFEDAEPFQDILSEIAGRKITIQTNPKGTRARYLKLANTNALTAITTKINHKMTINQRVKALQEHLGMDSIQRMECFDISHTMGESTIASCVVFNREGPVKQEYRRYNIEGITGGDDYAAMGQVLDRRYSKQLDVEKIPDIIFIDGGKGQLNRAHEIISQHWDDWPKRPRLIGIAKGITRKPGLETMITTDGDEFNMATDEPALHLIQHIRDESHNHAIAGHRAKRGKTRKTSALEGIEGVGPKRRQALLKYMGGLQELKRASVEEIAKVPGISLSLAENIHQALKP, encoded by the coding sequence GTGTCTCAGACGTTCGATTCCGGTTCCTTTCTTAATACCGTTACCAGTCAACCCGGCGTATACAGAATGTATAACGCCGAGTCGACGGTAATTTATGTCGGTAAAGCCAAAGATCTTAAGAAACGCCTCTCAAGCTATTTTCGCAAAAAAGTCGATAACGAAAAGACACGCGCGTTAGTCAGTCACATTGACAAAATAGACGTCACAGTTACTCACACTGAGACTGAAGCGCTGATTTTAGAGCACAACTACATAAAGCAGTATCTTCCCAAGTACAACGTACTTCTCAGGGATGATAAGTCCTATCCGTACATCTTTTTGAGTGGTCATAAGCACTCTCGCATATCAATGCACAGAGGATCTAAAAAGCGCAAAGGCGAGTATTTTGGTCCTTACCCAGATTCTGGTGCCGTTCGAGAAACATTACACCTGATCCAAAAGATTTTCCCCGTTAGGCAGTGTGAAGACACGGTGTACAGCAACCGAACAAGACCGTGCTTGATGTACCAAATTGGTCGTTGTGCTGCGCCTTGTGTATCCAGCATCATTTCCGATGAAGAATATGCAGAGATCGTCAATTATGTGCGTCTTTTCTTGCACGGAAAAGACAAGCAGGTTGTCGAAACCCTTGTTTCCAAAATGGAAAAAGCCAGCATGGAATTACGGTTTGAAGATGCAGCGACACTTCGTGACCAGATCCAAGCTATCCGACGCGTGCAAGAGCAACAATTTGTATCTGAAGACTCAATGGATGATTTGGATATACTTGGTTTTGCACAAGAGAATGGCGTTGCGTGTATTCACATTTTAATGGTGCGCCAAGGCAAGGTGTTGGGGAGTCGTAGTCATTTTCCAAAAATCCCGAACAATACCGACAGGCATGAAGTTTTCCATAGCTTTTTGAGCCAATATTACTTGAGCCATAACGAGGCGAGAACCATTCCTTCAAGACTTATTTTGGACCAAGACTTGTTTGAAGATGCAGAGCCTTTCCAAGATATATTGTCGGAGATTGCAGGCAGAAAAATTACCATTCAAACCAATCCAAAAGGGACGAGAGCTCGTTACTTGAAGTTGGCGAATACCAATGCACTCACGGCAATTACGACCAAAATCAACCACAAGATGACCATCAACCAGCGTGTTAAAGCGCTGCAAGAACATCTTGGCATGGATTCTATTCAACGTATGGAGTGTTTTGATATCAGCCATACAATGGGGGAGAGTACTATTGCATCTTGCGTTGTCTTCAATCGAGAAGGACCTGTGAAGCAAGAGTACCGTCGTTATAACATTGAAGGGATAACTGGCGGAGATGATTATGCTGCAATGGGACAGGTTCTTGATCGCCGTTACTCAAAGCAACTGGATGTGGAAAAAATCCCTGACATCATTTTTATCGATGGCGGTAAGGGGCAGCTTAATCGTGCACACGAAATCATTTCACAACATTGGGACGATTGGCCTAAGCGTCCAAGGCTCATTGGTATAGCAAAGGGGATAACGCGTAAACCTGGTTTAGAAACCATGATTACGACCGATGGCGATGAATTTAACATGGCGACGGATGAACCAGCGTTACACCTTATTCAACACATACGAGACGAAAGCCATAACCATGCCATTGCTGGACATAGAGCCAAGCGTGGAAAAACCAGAAAAACCAGTGCACTTGAAGGAATTGAAGGTGTTGGACCCAAACGACGCCAAGCATTGCTCAAATACATGGGTGGATTACAGGAGCTCAAACGCGCAAGTGTTGAAGAAATAGCCAAAGTTCCCGGTATTAGCCTTTCTTTGGCAGAAAACATCCATCAAGCATTGAAACCATAA
- the pgsA gene encoding CDP-diacylglycerol--glycerol-3-phosphate 3-phosphatidyltransferase: protein MRFTIPNILTLLRLVLIPVFVIVFYIPASWAPFAAAMVFWVAGFTDWLDGMLARKLGQTSRFGAFLDPVADKVMVATALILITEHYATWWITIPAITMIAREIIISALREWMAEIGKRSSVAVSWVGKVKTLAQMFALWVLIWRYDDWMVWLGYAALYFATILTYWSMMQYLVAAKDDLLDEKHQ, encoded by the coding sequence ATGCGTTTTACCATACCGAACATTCTTACCTTACTTCGATTAGTACTGATTCCTGTATTTGTCATTGTGTTTTATATCCCCGCATCGTGGGCTCCTTTTGCCGCGGCAATGGTGTTTTGGGTTGCTGGGTTCACCGATTGGCTCGATGGCATGCTGGCTCGTAAACTAGGGCAAACTTCGCGTTTTGGAGCGTTCTTAGATCCTGTTGCCGACAAAGTGATGGTGGCGACCGCACTCATTCTTATCACAGAGCATTACGCAACGTGGTGGATTACTATTCCGGCTATTACCATGATTGCTCGAGAAATTATCATTTCAGCGCTACGCGAGTGGATGGCAGAAATAGGTAAACGTTCAAGTGTGGCTGTTTCTTGGGTAGGTAAAGTGAAAACGTTAGCGCAAATGTTTGCTCTATGGGTTCTCATTTGGCGCTATGACGACTGGATGGTATGGCTAGGTTATGCTGCTCTGTACTTTGCGACAATCCTAACCTATTGGTCAATGATGCAGTATTTAGTTGCGGCAAAAGACGACTTACTAGACGAGAAGCATCAATAG